A genomic window from Sporosarcina sp. Marseille-Q4063 includes:
- a CDS encoding gluconate:H+ symporter — translation MPLIIVALGIIVLLVLIMKFNMNTFISLIVVSFMIAFALGMPFNEIVNTIQAGMGNTLGGIALVFGLGAILGKLIADAGGAQRIAMTLIDKFGEKRIQWAVVAAGFILGIALFFEVGLVLLIPIVYQISKQLRISFFWLGLPMTTALSVTHAFLPPHPGPTVIAQQYGANVGLVLLYGFLIAIPIVIIAGPLFTIIARKIVPSAFEKEPTGSMASIGNAKQFNLEDTPGFGISAFTALFPVILMALSTIVILFEDAMGLSGNWVFDLIAVIGAPTTVMLLSVLLALVTMGTARKIPMKQLMKSAENSIAAIGMMLLILGAGGSLKQVLIDGGVGDTVAQLFDGSTISPLILAWLIAALMRIAQGSATVAALTTAGLVIPLMAGTDVNVELMVLATGAGSIIASHVNDTGFWIVKESFGLTMKETFGTWTVLETLISVLGLGFVLLLSMFV, via the coding sequence ATGCCATTAATTATAGTTGCTTTAGGAATTATCGTTTTACTCGTATTGATCATGAAGTTTAACATGAATACATTTATTTCATTAATTGTTGTTTCATTCATGATCGCATTTGCTCTAGGAATGCCTTTTAATGAAATCGTGAATACGATTCAGGCAGGTATGGGAAATACCTTAGGAGGAATTGCGTTAGTCTTTGGACTTGGTGCGATTCTAGGTAAGTTGATAGCAGACGCGGGTGGAGCCCAACGTATTGCAATGACATTAATTGATAAGTTTGGCGAGAAGAGAATTCAATGGGCTGTTGTTGCTGCTGGATTCATTCTAGGTATTGCGTTGTTCTTTGAAGTAGGTCTTGTATTATTAATTCCGATTGTGTATCAAATTTCGAAGCAATTAAGAATATCATTCTTTTGGTTAGGTCTACCGATGACGACTGCATTATCCGTAACGCATGCATTTTTGCCGCCGCATCCAGGACCGACTGTTATTGCTCAGCAATACGGAGCAAATGTAGGATTAGTATTGCTTTATGGTTTTCTAATTGCGATTCCGATAGTCATTATCGCTGGACCATTATTTACAATAATTGCAAGAAAAATTGTTCCGTCTGCTTTTGAAAAGGAGCCTACAGGAAGTATGGCTTCTATCGGGAATGCGAAGCAATTTAATTTAGAAGATACGCCAGGTTTTGGTATCAGTGCATTCACTGCTTTGTTTCCGGTTATTTTGATGGCGCTTTCAACGATTGTTATTTTATTTGAAGATGCCATGGGGTTATCAGGAAACTGGGTTTTTGACTTAATTGCAGTTATCGGAGCGCCAACGACAGTTATGTTGCTTTCTGTACTGCTTGCGTTAGTTACGATGGGGACTGCACGAAAAATCCCGATGAAACAACTTATGAAATCCGCAGAAAATTCGATTGCAGCCATCGGTATGATGTTACTCATTCTCGGTGCTGGCGGGTCGCTTAAACAAGTCTTGATAGACGGAGGCGTTGGTGACACCGTTGCGCAGCTTTTTGATGGCAGTACGATTTCGCCGCTAATTTTGGCTTGGCTTATCGCTGCGCTCATGAGAATCGCGCAAGGATCTGCGACAGTCGCTGCATTGACAACCGCTGGACTGGTTATCCCATTGATGGCCGGTACCGACGTTAATGTAGAGCTAATGGTGTTAGCAACAGGTGCGGGAAGTATCATTGCTTCACACGTAAATGATACTGGTTTCTGGATTGTTAAAGAATCTTTCGGATTAACAATGAAAGAAACATTCGGAACTTGGACAGTCCTTGAAACACTTATTTCAGTACTAGGTCTTGGATTTGTTTTATTATTAAGTATGTTTGTATAA